Proteins found in one Corynebacterium sanguinis genomic segment:
- a CDS encoding uracil-DNA glycosylase produces the protein MTRLPVHASWQEPLAPVAEQIHAMGDFLRAEREYLPRGNDILRAFADPFDEVRVLILGQDPYPTPGHPMGLSFSTQPGVAPPRSLVNIYKELHDDLGIAPRPDGDLSSWASQGILLLNRVLTVRPGSPASHRGKGWEAVTEAAIRALAARHTPLVAILWGRDAQSAARFLGETPRIESAHPSPLSASRGFFGSRPFSRANELLVSQGADPVDWSW, from the coding sequence ATGACGCGCCTGCCCGTCCACGCCTCGTGGCAGGAGCCTCTCGCGCCCGTGGCCGAGCAGATCCACGCGATGGGCGATTTCCTGCGCGCCGAGCGCGAGTACCTGCCGCGCGGCAACGACATCCTACGCGCGTTCGCGGATCCTTTCGATGAAGTCCGCGTGCTCATCCTCGGCCAAGACCCGTATCCGACTCCCGGACACCCCATGGGGTTGAGCTTTTCCACCCAGCCCGGGGTCGCCCCGCCGCGCTCGCTGGTCAACATCTACAAAGAGCTCCACGACGACCTCGGGATCGCCCCGCGCCCCGACGGGGACTTGAGCAGCTGGGCCTCCCAGGGCATCCTGCTGCTCAACAGGGTGCTCACCGTGCGCCCGGGCTCCCCGGCGTCGCACCGCGGCAAGGGCTGGGAGGCGGTGACGGAGGCGGCGATCCGGGCGCTCGCCGCCCGCCACACCCCGCTCGTGGCCATTCTGTGGGGCCGAGACGCCCAGAGCGCCGCGCGTTTCTTGGGCGAGACCCCGAGGATCGAGTCGGCGCACCCCTCGCCGCTATCGGCCAGCCGCGGGTTCTTCGGATCCCGGCCGTTTTCCCGCGCGAACGAGCTGCTGGTCAGCCAGGGTGCGGACCCGGTTGACTGGTCGTGGTGA
- a CDS encoding thiamine-phosphate kinase, whose amino-acid sequence MIETGFPATGPTLGEVGEHEVIRAILGEAPSPFNGDDAAVLTPPVPNSRVVVTTDMLVQGRHFAPELTTPFAVGRKAVVQNFADIEAMGARPIAAVLAFSAPPELPLEVVRQFAAGIQSKVGEYTSELVGGDVTSGASLVLSISAVGSLGGSLPALELARARAGQRLVAHGKIGYSAAGLALLQSGTEIPEHLHPLVHAYQAPELTPGRGMIARAAGATAMTDNSDGLVHDVGTLAERSKVLIDLDSAAIAPDELQIAAGELLGVDPWQWVLSGGEDHTLLGTIDGSAPVGFRTVGEVRKGAGVLVDGSTPAYSQGWESFS is encoded by the coding sequence GTGATTGAGACAGGCTTTCCCGCCACCGGCCCGACGCTGGGGGAGGTGGGTGAGCACGAGGTCATCCGCGCGATCCTCGGCGAGGCGCCGTCGCCCTTTAACGGTGACGACGCCGCCGTGCTGACCCCGCCAGTGCCGAACTCCCGCGTCGTGGTCACCACCGACATGCTGGTTCAGGGCCGCCACTTCGCCCCCGAGCTGACCACGCCGTTCGCGGTGGGGCGCAAGGCCGTGGTGCAGAACTTCGCCGACATCGAGGCCATGGGGGCGCGACCGATCGCGGCGGTGCTGGCGTTTTCCGCCCCGCCCGAGCTGCCGCTTGAGGTGGTGCGTCAGTTCGCCGCGGGGATCCAGTCGAAGGTGGGCGAGTACACCTCCGAGCTCGTCGGCGGGGACGTCACCAGCGGCGCCTCGCTCGTGCTGTCGATCTCCGCGGTGGGCTCGCTCGGAGGCAGCCTGCCCGCCCTGGAGCTCGCCCGGGCGCGCGCGGGCCAGCGCCTCGTCGCCCACGGCAAGATCGGCTACTCCGCCGCCGGGCTTGCGCTGCTGCAATCCGGCACGGAGATCCCGGAGCACCTGCACCCCTTGGTGCACGCCTACCAGGCGCCCGAGCTGACCCCGGGGCGCGGCATGATCGCGCGTGCGGCGGGGGCGACCGCGATGACGGACAACTCCGACGGGCTGGTGCATGACGTCGGCACGCTCGCGGAGCGCTCCAAGGTCCTCATCGACCTCGATTCCGCGGCGATCGCGCCGGACGAGCTGCAAATCGCCGCGGGCGAGCTGCTCGGCGTCGACCCGTGGCAGTGGGTGCTCAGCGGCGGCGAGGACCACACGCTGCTCGGCACGATCGACGGCTCCGCGCCGGTAGGCTTTCGCACCGTCGGCGAGGTTCGCAAGGGAGCGGGCGTGCTTGTCGACGGCTCCACCCCGGCGTACAGCCAAGGATGGGAGAGCTTCTCATGA
- a CDS encoding DUF3515 domain-containing protein has protein sequence MSKDSATPIPKPFIVISLVLAVALIVGVLAGAKVYFNRVALTPVSMPELPSPLADSPECTSLLDALPTTLMGHRRAEIAEPAPPGAAAWQSSSTERVTLRCGVDIPLQYTEYTPTFEAGGAQWMRIDDPIAGSNLTTWYTTDRSPVVAVTANGGTGDAARALADVNAAALPEATHTPAPAPLSQLADGPATEAGTCDALLSALPQSPAEGYTRLNVEQERTVAWQAEGKEPILLRCNVAPPENYEPGLQLYQINGVTWFEDTQLAGNPGASTWFALGRDTVLAVHLPQGEGNSAVTALSEAIESSVPGRSE, from the coding sequence ATGAGCAAGGATTCCGCTACCCCGATTCCCAAGCCATTCATCGTTATCAGCCTGGTCCTCGCGGTGGCGCTGATCGTCGGAGTCCTCGCCGGAGCCAAAGTCTACTTCAACCGCGTTGCGCTAACGCCGGTGTCCATGCCCGAACTGCCCTCGCCGCTGGCCGATTCGCCGGAGTGCACCTCGCTTCTCGACGCCCTCCCCACCACGCTCATGGGCCACAGGCGCGCCGAGATCGCCGAGCCGGCACCCCCGGGTGCCGCGGCGTGGCAGTCGTCGTCCACCGAGCGTGTCACGCTGCGCTGCGGGGTGGACATTCCGCTGCAGTACACCGAGTACACCCCGACGTTCGAGGCCGGCGGGGCGCAGTGGATGCGCATCGACGATCCCATCGCCGGCTCAAACCTGACCACGTGGTACACCACCGACCGCTCCCCCGTCGTCGCCGTCACGGCGAACGGCGGTACCGGCGACGCCGCACGCGCGCTTGCCGACGTTAACGCCGCTGCGTTGCCGGAGGCGACCCATACTCCCGCCCCCGCCCCGCTTTCGCAGCTAGCCGATGGCCCCGCCACCGAAGCGGGTACCTGCGACGCACTGCTATCCGCCCTGCCGCAGTCTCCCGCCGAGGGGTACACGCGCCTCAACGTCGAGCAGGAACGCACCGTGGCCTGGCAGGCTGAGGGCAAAGAGCCGATTCTTCTGCGCTGCAATGTCGCTCCACCGGAGAACTACGAGCCCGGCCTGCAGCTCTACCAGATCAACGGGGTGACCTGGTTCGAGGACACCCAGCTCGCGGGCAACCCCGGGGCGTCGACCTGGTTCGCGCTCGGCCGCGACACCGTGCTCGCCGTGCACCTGCCGCAGGGCGAAGGCAACTCCGCGGTGACCGCGCTGTCGGAGGCTATCGAGTCGTCCGTGCCAGGGCGGTCTGAATAA
- a CDS encoding D-alanine--D-alanine ligase family protein → MIRVAVIYGGRSTEHSISCISAGAIMAQLPKETYEIVPIGITREGAWVTGRIDPVGGATLPEVAPGREVVLTATPQRRGTISDVATGEVLEVVDVAFPVLHGMYGEDGTIQGFFELSGLPYVGPGVLASACAMDKEYTKRLVSSAGIAVTDEVIVRRGESLDDATKQRLGLPVFVKPARGGSSIGVSKVSDWAELDDAIATALESDTKAIVEAELVGDEVEVGVLEYPDGRVEASVPATLNGTEDGEEGFYGFETKYLDEGVTATIPAPYSEEVTQQIRSLAITAFRTLGCRGLSRVDFFLTERGPVLNEINTMPGFTPISMYPQVWKASGVSYPELLHTLIQTALARTTR, encoded by the coding sequence GTGATTCGTGTAGCAGTAATTTACGGTGGCCGCTCCACCGAGCACTCCATCTCCTGCATCTCCGCCGGGGCAATTATGGCGCAGCTGCCGAAGGAGACCTACGAGATCGTCCCCATCGGCATCACCCGCGAGGGCGCGTGGGTCACCGGCAGAATCGACCCTGTCGGCGGCGCGACGCTGCCCGAGGTCGCGCCGGGCCGCGAAGTGGTTCTAACCGCCACACCGCAGCGCCGCGGCACGATTTCGGACGTCGCGACGGGCGAGGTCCTCGAGGTCGTCGACGTCGCCTTCCCCGTGCTGCACGGCATGTACGGCGAAGACGGCACGATCCAAGGCTTCTTCGAGCTCTCGGGCCTGCCCTACGTCGGTCCGGGCGTGCTCGCCTCCGCGTGCGCGATGGACAAGGAATACACCAAGCGGCTCGTCTCCTCTGCGGGTATCGCGGTGACCGACGAGGTCATCGTGCGTCGCGGCGAGTCGCTTGACGACGCCACCAAGCAGCGCCTCGGCCTGCCCGTATTCGTCAAACCCGCCCGCGGCGGTTCGTCGATCGGGGTGTCCAAGGTCAGCGACTGGGCCGAGCTAGACGACGCGATCGCTACGGCGCTCGAGTCCGACACCAAGGCGATTGTCGAAGCGGAGCTCGTCGGCGACGAGGTGGAAGTCGGCGTGCTCGAGTACCCGGACGGCCGCGTCGAGGCCTCCGTGCCCGCCACGCTCAACGGCACCGAGGACGGCGAGGAAGGCTTCTACGGCTTTGAAACGAAGTACCTCGACGAGGGCGTGACAGCCACCATCCCCGCGCCGTACAGCGAGGAAGTCACGCAGCAGATTCGCTCGCTCGCCATCACGGCGTTTCGCACACTCGGCTGCCGCGGGCTATCGCGGGTGGACTTCTTCCTCACCGAGCGCGGGCCGGTGCTCAATGAGATCAACACCATGCCGGGCTTCACCCCGATCTCGATGTACCCGCAGGTGTGGAAGGCCTCGGGGGTGAGCTACCCCGAGCTACTGCACACCCTTATTCAGACCGCCCTGGCACGGACGACTCGATAG
- a CDS encoding NAD(P)H-dependent glycerol-3-phosphate dehydrogenase, which produces MVNVAVMGAGSWGTALAKVFADAGNAVTLWARRAELASSISADHVNADYLPDITLPEALVATADAAEALDGADIVVFAVPSQTMRENLSAWQPLLPADATLVSISKGIEQGTYLRMSQIIAEITGANEERIAVLTGPNLAREVAEEQPAATVIACTNLNRAKLIQAACSTRYMRPYTNTDVVGAEFGGACKNVIALACGMAAGLNLGSNTQATLITRGLAEITRLGLELGADPRTFAGLAGMGDLVATCTSPLSRNRTFGAALSAGASLEEAKAATKGQVAEGVISSQSIYQLAAKAGVDMPITTAVRAVCHEGAGVSDVIVALMGRSKKSE; this is translated from the coding sequence ATGGTCAACGTAGCTGTCATGGGCGCGGGCTCGTGGGGCACGGCTTTGGCGAAGGTGTTCGCCGACGCCGGCAACGCGGTCACCCTGTGGGCGAGGCGCGCGGAGCTAGCGAGTTCGATTAGCGCCGATCACGTCAACGCCGACTACCTGCCTGACATCACGCTCCCGGAAGCGCTCGTGGCCACCGCCGATGCCGCCGAAGCGCTCGACGGTGCCGACATCGTCGTCTTCGCCGTCCCGAGCCAGACGATGCGCGAGAACCTCTCGGCCTGGCAGCCGCTGCTTCCTGCCGACGCCACCCTAGTGTCCATCTCCAAGGGTATCGAGCAGGGGACGTATCTGCGGATGTCCCAGATCATCGCGGAGATCACTGGGGCCAACGAGGAGCGCATCGCCGTGCTCACCGGGCCCAACCTGGCCCGCGAAGTGGCCGAGGAGCAACCCGCGGCCACGGTGATCGCGTGCACCAACCTCAACCGCGCGAAGCTAATCCAGGCGGCGTGCTCTACGCGCTACATGCGCCCGTACACCAACACCGACGTCGTCGGCGCGGAGTTCGGCGGGGCCTGCAAGAACGTCATCGCGCTCGCCTGCGGCATGGCCGCGGGCCTGAACCTGGGCAGCAACACGCAGGCGACGCTGATCACCCGCGGGCTGGCGGAAATCACGCGCCTCGGCCTCGAGCTCGGCGCCGACCCGCGCACGTTTGCGGGACTCGCGGGAATGGGCGATCTGGTGGCCACGTGCACGTCCCCGCTGTCGCGCAACCGCACCTTCGGCGCGGCGCTGAGCGCGGGGGCGAGCCTGGAGGAGGCCAAGGCGGCGACCAAGGGGCAGGTCGCCGAGGGTGTGATCTCCTCGCAGTCGATCTACCAGCTCGCCGCCAAAGCGGGCGTGGACATGCCGATTACCACCGCGGTGCGCGCGGTGTGCCACGAGGGAGCAGGGGTCTCAGACGTCATCGTGGCGCTGATGGGTCGCTCGAAGAAATCCGAGTAA
- a CDS encoding NUDIX hydrolase — MASRATMHETDKDDRGEMFLTGRHQEIPRHPEREFDKTTLAAGAVLWRGTLPEPGEGSTLDGVEVACIHRPHYDDWSLAKGKVDPGESLVATAVREIKEETGYDIRLGKLLGKTIYPVKNTTKVVYYWTGEVTGGEFTPNSEVDEIRWLPLDEAKELLTYDLDRQVLQKAEKRFRLPATSRILYVRHGRAHDREKWSGDDNLRPLDKKGRHQSEMLVPMLAPFNPQRIFSAEPDRCQTTVAPLADELTLDVEVNELFGELAWAENQVACKQAFADVIALGGVSVICSQGGIMPDIIAWLSDTGRLPIDGPINVKKGGVWVLSFSGDDLTGADYIPSALPVR, encoded by the coding sequence ATGGCATCTAGGGCGACAATGCACGAGACAGACAAGGACGACCGCGGGGAGATGTTCCTCACCGGCCGCCACCAGGAGATCCCGCGCCACCCCGAGCGCGAGTTCGACAAGACCACCCTGGCCGCGGGCGCTGTGCTGTGGCGCGGCACCCTCCCGGAGCCGGGCGAGGGCTCCACCCTGGACGGTGTCGAGGTCGCCTGCATCCACCGCCCACATTACGACGACTGGTCGCTGGCCAAGGGCAAGGTCGACCCCGGTGAGTCGCTGGTGGCCACCGCCGTGCGCGAGATCAAGGAAGAGACCGGCTACGACATCCGCTTGGGCAAGCTTTTGGGCAAGACCATCTACCCGGTGAAGAACACCACCAAGGTGGTCTACTACTGGACGGGCGAGGTCACCGGCGGCGAGTTCACGCCCAACAGCGAGGTCGATGAGATCCGCTGGCTGCCCCTCGATGAGGCCAAGGAGCTGCTCACCTACGACCTGGACCGCCAGGTGCTCCAGAAGGCGGAGAAGCGCTTCCGCCTGCCCGCGACCTCACGGATCTTGTACGTGCGCCACGGCCGCGCCCACGACCGCGAGAAGTGGAGTGGCGACGACAACTTGCGCCCGCTGGACAAAAAGGGCCGCCACCAGTCCGAGATGCTGGTGCCCATGCTCGCCCCGTTTAACCCGCAGCGCATCTTCTCCGCCGAGCCCGACCGCTGCCAGACCACCGTCGCCCCGCTTGCCGACGAGCTCACGCTCGACGTCGAGGTCAACGAGCTGTTCGGTGAGCTCGCCTGGGCCGAGAACCAGGTGGCCTGCAAGCAGGCCTTCGCGGACGTCATCGCGCTCGGCGGGGTCAGCGTCATCTGCTCCCAGGGCGGGATCATGCCGGACATCATCGCCTGGCTCTCCGACACCGGCAGGCTGCCTATCGACGGCCCCATCAACGTCAAGAAGGGCGGCGTATGGGTGTTGTCGTTTAGCGGCGACGACCTCACCGGCGCCGACTACATCCCCTCGGCCCTGCCGGTGCGCTAG
- the leuD gene encoding 3-isopropylmalate dehydratase small subunit: MEKFTNHTGVGVPLTRSNVDTDQIIPARYLKRVTRSGFEDGLFSNWRDNEPDFVLNQDAYKDGSVLFAGTDFGTGSSREHAVWALGDYGFRAVFSPRFADIFRGNAGKAGLLAGVMSESDIELIWKQLEQNPGMEVTVSLEDRTVTVGENTYTFDIDDYTRWRLIEGLDDIGLTLRDEPAIDAFESQRPSFKPSV; the protein is encoded by the coding sequence ATGGAAAAGTTCACCAACCACACCGGTGTTGGCGTCCCGTTGACACGCTCGAACGTCGATACCGACCAGATCATTCCGGCGCGCTACCTCAAGCGGGTTACCCGCAGCGGGTTCGAGGACGGCCTGTTTTCCAACTGGCGCGACAACGAGCCGGATTTCGTGCTGAACCAGGACGCCTACAAGGACGGCTCGGTGCTGTTCGCCGGAACGGACTTCGGCACGGGATCCTCGCGCGAGCACGCCGTCTGGGCCCTGGGCGACTACGGCTTTCGCGCCGTGTTCTCCCCGCGCTTTGCTGACATCTTCCGCGGTAACGCGGGCAAGGCGGGGCTTCTCGCCGGCGTGATGAGCGAGTCCGACATCGAGCTGATCTGGAAGCAGCTCGAGCAGAACCCGGGCATGGAGGTCACCGTCAGCCTCGAGGACCGCACGGTCACCGTCGGGGAGAACACCTACACCTTCGACATCGACGACTACACCCGGTGGCGCCTCATTGAGGGCCTGGACGACATTGGGCTCACGCTTCGCGACGAGCCCGCGATCGACGCCTTCGAGTCGCAGCGGCCTTCGTTCAAGCCCAGCGTCTAA
- the leuC gene encoding 3-isopropylmalate dehydratase large subunit: MAEKPLTLAEKVWRDHVVTKGADGDPDLIYIDFQLLHEVTSPQAFDGLRMSGRTIRRPAQHLATEDHNVPTLGIKTGNLLEIQEPTSRIQVETLRKNCEEFGVRLHSMGDVKQGIVHTVGPQLGITQPGMTIVCGDSHTSTHGAFGSIAMGIGTSEVEHVMATQTLSLKPFKTMAIEVSGELAEGVTAKDLILAIIAKIGTNGGQGHIIEYRGEAVRKLSMEARMTICNMSIEAGARAGMVAPDEKTFEYVKGREYAPTGADWDAAVEYWKSLPTDDGATFDTVVEIDGSALTPFVTWGTNPGQGLPLAESVPDPESFGDDTAKRAAEKALKYMDLTPGTPLRDIKIDTVFLGSCTNARIEDLRAAAEILKGRRIADSTRMMVVPSSTMVKQQAEEEGLDKVFTEFGAEWRTAGCSMCLGMNPDQLKPGERSASTSNRNFEGRQGPGGRTHLVSPLVAAATAVTGHLSSPADL, translated from the coding sequence ATGGCAGAAAAGCCTTTGACACTCGCCGAGAAAGTGTGGCGGGACCACGTGGTGACAAAGGGGGCAGACGGCGACCCTGACCTGATCTACATCGACTTTCAACTCCTCCACGAAGTCACTAGCCCGCAAGCTTTTGACGGGCTGCGTATGTCGGGACGGACAATCCGCCGCCCCGCCCAGCACCTGGCGACCGAGGACCACAACGTGCCCACCCTGGGTATCAAAACTGGCAACCTGCTCGAAATTCAGGAGCCGACCTCACGCATCCAGGTGGAAACACTGCGCAAGAACTGTGAGGAGTTCGGCGTGCGCCTGCACTCCATGGGCGACGTGAAGCAGGGCATCGTCCACACCGTCGGTCCGCAGCTCGGTATCACCCAGCCCGGCATGACCATCGTGTGCGGTGACTCGCACACCTCCACCCACGGGGCGTTCGGCTCCATTGCAATGGGCATCGGCACGTCCGAGGTCGAGCACGTCATGGCGACGCAAACCTTGTCGCTCAAGCCGTTCAAGACCATGGCCATCGAGGTCTCCGGCGAGCTCGCCGAGGGTGTGACCGCCAAGGACCTGATCCTGGCGATTATTGCCAAGATCGGCACCAACGGCGGCCAGGGCCACATCATCGAGTACCGCGGCGAGGCCGTGCGCAAGCTGTCCATGGAGGCTCGCATGACCATCTGCAACATGTCGATTGAGGCCGGTGCGCGTGCCGGCATGGTCGCCCCGGACGAGAAGACCTTCGAGTACGTCAAGGGCCGCGAGTACGCCCCCACCGGCGCAGACTGGGATGCCGCAGTGGAGTATTGGAAGAGCTTGCCCACCGACGACGGAGCAACCTTCGACACAGTCGTGGAGATCGACGGCTCCGCGCTCACCCCGTTTGTCACCTGGGGCACAAACCCCGGCCAGGGCCTGCCGCTGGCAGAATCGGTGCCGGACCCGGAGTCCTTCGGCGACGACACCGCGAAACGCGCCGCAGAGAAGGCGCTGAAGTACATGGACTTGACCCCCGGCACCCCGCTGCGCGACATCAAGATCGACACCGTGTTCCTGGGATCGTGCACCAACGCCCGTATCGAGGATCTGCGCGCCGCAGCCGAGATCCTCAAGGGCCGTCGCATCGCAGACAGCACCCGCATGATGGTCGTGCCCTCGTCCACCATGGTTAAGCAGCAGGCCGAGGAGGAGGGCCTGGACAAGGTGTTTACCGAGTTCGGCGCGGAGTGGCGCACCGCCGGCTGCTCCATGTGCCTGGGCATGAACCCGGATCAGCTCAAGCCGGGGGAGCGCTCCGCCTCGACGTCGAACCGCAACTTCGAGGGCCGCCAGGGACCTGGCGGGCGCACGCACCTGGTGTCCCCGCTGGTCGCTGCCGCAACCGCTGTGACCGGCCACCTCTCCAGCCCCGCCGACCTCTAA
- a CDS encoding IclR family transcriptional regulator, with the protein MRNASIHRVRQYSEDSGIKVLDRAIAIVRSVAMGDKSLANLSEDTCLPRATTHRIATALEVHRVLTRTPSGEWTIGPALAGFSAKASPRLLAAAEPIMRELVTTTGESVQLYVLTGNTRTCIAAEEPPSGLTYTVPVGSQLPLTAGSAARVFAAFDLIADHPFPEPELDRVRSEHLAESVAEREIGLASVSAPIMDSAGHVLAVLSVSGPVERLGPRPCETWGNVVSAAAGRLSSAL; encoded by the coding sequence ATGCGGAATGCTAGTATCCATCGTGTGAGACAGTATAGCGAAGACTCCGGCATTAAAGTGCTCGACCGCGCCATCGCCATCGTCCGCTCCGTCGCCATGGGCGACAAGTCGCTGGCGAACCTAAGCGAGGATACTTGCCTGCCCCGAGCCACGACACACCGCATCGCCACCGCGCTCGAGGTACACCGCGTGCTCACACGCACCCCCTCCGGCGAATGGACCATCGGCCCCGCGCTCGCCGGATTTTCCGCCAAGGCGTCGCCACGCCTTCTGGCCGCGGCCGAGCCGATCATGCGCGAGCTGGTCACCACCACCGGAGAATCCGTCCAGCTTTACGTCCTCACCGGCAACACGCGCACCTGCATCGCCGCCGAGGAGCCGCCGAGCGGGCTGACGTACACCGTGCCGGTCGGCTCGCAACTGCCACTGACCGCGGGCTCGGCGGCGCGCGTCTTCGCCGCCTTCGACCTGATTGCGGACCACCCGTTTCCCGAGCCCGAGCTCGACCGGGTGCGCAGCGAGCACCTGGCCGAGTCCGTCGCCGAGCGCGAGATCGGCCTGGCCAGCGTGTCCGCCCCCATCATGGACTCCGCGGGCCACGTGCTGGCGGTGCTTTCGGTATCGGGCCCCGTCGAGCGCCTCGGCCCGCGGCCGTGCGAGACGTGGGGCAACGTCGTCAGCGCCGCGGCCGGGCGCCTGAGCAGCGCGCTGTAG
- a CDS encoding cytochrome ubiquinol oxidase subunit I: MELDLVDLSRWQFGITTVYHYIFVPLTIGLAPVVAIMQTLWQVTGKEPWYRATRFFGNLFLINFAMGVVTGLVQEFQFGMNWSEYASFVGDVFGAPLAFEGLAAFFFESVFLGVWIFGWGRVPRWAHLVSIWIVAVAVNVSAYFIIVANSFMQHPVGARYNPETDRAELIDFAALLTNPTAVQAVPHAIFAAWMLAGTFVCGIAGWWMVREARQGDPDSTAATIWRTCTRFGAWIILVSSIGVALTGDALAKLMFVQQPMKMASAEALCHTETDPYFSILSVSTMNNCETAIHLIGVPFVLPFLAEGRFSGVTLQGAMDLNTQYQELYGPGNYIPNLFVTYWSFRLMIGFMAVPAIMAVVALWKTRKKRVPSENWIQIACLAALPAPWISNFSGWIFTEMGRQPWVVHPNPSFQGVDGPNGEQNLHMIVDFGVSDHQPWQVLLSLGVFTALYGILAVIWFALMRRYTLYGLDQPGMSAGDAANPAAASYGPADDAELEPLSFGVTTSPGRGDGASTSIRGDKGE, translated from the coding sequence ATGGAGCTTGATCTCGTCGATCTCTCCCGGTGGCAGTTCGGCATCACCACCGTCTACCACTACATTTTCGTTCCGCTCACCATCGGGCTCGCCCCGGTGGTTGCCATCATGCAGACACTCTGGCAGGTAACGGGCAAAGAACCCTGGTACCGCGCCACGCGATTCTTCGGAAACCTGTTTCTGATCAACTTCGCCATGGGTGTGGTCACCGGGTTGGTCCAAGAGTTCCAATTCGGTATGAACTGGTCCGAATACGCCAGCTTCGTCGGCGACGTCTTCGGCGCTCCCCTCGCCTTCGAGGGCCTCGCGGCGTTCTTCTTCGAGTCCGTCTTCCTCGGCGTGTGGATCTTCGGCTGGGGACGCGTCCCCCGCTGGGCGCACCTGGTCTCAATCTGGATCGTCGCCGTGGCCGTGAACGTCTCAGCCTACTTCATCATCGTGGCCAACTCGTTTATGCAGCACCCCGTCGGCGCGCGCTACAACCCCGAGACCGACCGCGCCGAGCTCATCGACTTCGCGGCGCTGCTGACCAACCCCACGGCAGTTCAAGCCGTGCCCCACGCCATTTTCGCCGCCTGGATGCTCGCCGGCACCTTCGTCTGCGGCATCGCCGGCTGGTGGATGGTGCGTGAGGCGCGCCAGGGCGACCCCGACAGCACCGCGGCGACGATCTGGCGCACCTGCACGCGCTTCGGGGCGTGGATCATCCTCGTCTCCTCAATCGGAGTTGCCTTGACCGGGGACGCACTGGCCAAGCTCATGTTTGTCCAGCAGCCGATGAAGATGGCCTCGGCGGAAGCGCTGTGCCACACCGAGACCGATCCGTACTTCTCGATTCTGTCGGTGTCGACCATGAACAACTGCGAAACGGCGATTCACTTAATCGGCGTCCCGTTCGTGCTGCCGTTCCTCGCGGAGGGTCGCTTTAGCGGCGTGACCCTGCAGGGCGCGATGGACCTCAACACGCAGTACCAGGAGCTTTACGGGCCGGGTAACTACATCCCGAACCTCTTTGTCACCTACTGGTCCTTCCGCCTGATGATCGGTTTCATGGCCGTACCCGCCATCATGGCGGTCGTCGCCCTGTGGAAGACCCGTAAGAAGCGCGTCCCCTCCGAGAACTGGATCCAGATCGCCTGCCTGGCCGCGCTGCCCGCGCCGTGGATTTCCAACTTCTCCGGCTGGATCTTCACCGAGATGGGCCGCCAGCCGTGGGTGGTCCACCCCAACCCATCGTTCCAGGGAGTCGACGGACCCAACGGGGAACAGAACCTCCATATGATCGTCGACTTCGGCGTCTCCGACCACCAACCATGGCAGGTGTTGTTAAGCCTCGGGGTGTTCACCGCCCTCTACGGCATCCTCGCCGTGATCTGGTTCGCGCTGATGCGCCGCTACACCCTCTACGGCCTCGACCAGCCGGGCATGTCCGCCGGCGACGCGGCCAACCCGGCGGCGGCTTCTTACGGCCCGGCCGACGACGCGGAGCTCGAGCCGCTGAGCTTTGGCGTGACGACGTCACCGGGGCGCGGCGATGGGGCATCGACAAGCATTCGCGGAGATAAAGGAGAGTAG